Proteins found in one Planifilum fimeticola genomic segment:
- the sufC gene encoding Fe-S cluster assembly ATPase SufC has protein sequence MANSPKLIIEDLHVSVEDKEILKGVNLEINGGEVHAIMGPNGTGKSTLAQAIMGHPKYEVTKGRVLLDGEDVLEMEVNERALKGLFLAMQYPSEVSGVTNSDFLRSAINARRGEGNELSLMKFIRQLDEKMEILGIDESFAQRYLNEGFSGGEKKRNEILQMMMLEPRIAILDEIDSGLDIDSIKVVAHGVNSMRSPNLGVLIITHYQRLLNYIKPDFVHVIMQGRIVRSGGPELALQLEERGYDWIKEELGIEDETVEQEA, from the coding sequence ATGGCGAATTCACCGAAACTGATCATAGAAGATCTTCATGTCTCCGTGGAGGACAAGGAGATCTTGAAAGGGGTCAACCTGGAGATCAACGGCGGGGAAGTTCACGCGATCATGGGTCCCAACGGGACCGGAAAGAGCACCCTGGCCCAGGCGATCATGGGGCATCCCAAATATGAAGTGACAAAAGGGAGGGTCCTCCTGGACGGCGAGGACGTCCTGGAGATGGAGGTGAATGAGCGGGCGCTCAAGGGGCTGTTCCTGGCGATGCAGTATCCCTCCGAAGTGAGCGGGGTGACCAACAGCGACTTCCTGCGCAGCGCCATCAATGCCCGCCGGGGAGAAGGAAACGAACTCTCCCTGATGAAGTTCATCCGCCAGCTGGATGAGAAGATGGAGATCCTCGGCATCGACGAATCCTTCGCCCAGCGCTACCTGAACGAAGGGTTCTCCGGCGGGGAGAAGAAGCGGAATGAGATTCTGCAGATGATGATGCTGGAACCCCGGATCGCCATCCTGGACGAGATCGATTCCGGTCTGGACATCGACTCCATCAAGGTGGTGGCCCACGGGGTGAACTCGATGCGCAGCCCCAATCTGGGTGTTCTGATCATCACCCACTATCAGCGGCTCCTCAACTACATCAAACCCGATTTCGTCCACGTCATCATGCAGGGGCGGATCGTCCGTTCCGGCGGACCGGAATTGGCGCTTCAACTGGAAGAGCGGGGCTACGACTGGATCAAGGAAGAGCTGGGCATCGAAGACGAAACGGTCGAGCAAGAGGCCTAA
- a CDS encoding type 1 glutamine amidotransferase domain-containing protein: protein MRLKGKKVVCLVEADFEDLELWYPVMRLREEGAEVLLAGPERGAVYKGKYGVPATADLSFEELDPDAYDGLLIPGGWAPDKLRRDPKVLRTVRSLHEAGKPIGQICHAGWVLISAQILKGKRVTSTPGIRDDMENAGALWVDEPVVVDGNLVSSRRPPDLPAYAKTFCDLLAER from the coding sequence ATGCGACTGAAAGGAAAAAAAGTGGTCTGTTTGGTCGAAGCGGATTTTGAAGACCTGGAACTGTGGTATCCCGTGATGAGGCTGAGGGAGGAGGGGGCGGAGGTCCTGTTGGCAGGCCCCGAGCGGGGCGCGGTATATAAAGGTAAATACGGGGTTCCCGCGACGGCGGACCTTTCCTTTGAAGAGCTGGATCCCGATGCGTACGACGGCCTCCTGATCCCCGGCGGATGGGCGCCGGATAAATTGCGCCGCGACCCGAAGGTGCTCCGGACCGTTCGCTCCCTCCATGAGGCCGGGAAGCCTATCGGACAGATCTGCCACGCCGGTTGGGTGCTGATCTCGGCCCAGATCCTGAAAGGGAAGCGGGTCACCTCCACCCCCGGCATCCGGGACGACATGGAAAACGCCGGAGCCCTCTGGGTGGATGAGCCGGTGGTTGTCGACGGGAACCTGGTCTCCAGCCGTCGCCCCCCGGATCTGCCCGCCTATGCCAAGACCTTCTGCGATCTGCTGGCGGAAAGATGA
- a CDS encoding MDR family MFS transporter: protein MGQPKKQPPKKAERNQVRVVPLLAVLLSGAFVAILNETLLNVAITPIMESFQVGANTAQWLTTSYLLVIAVLVPVSAFLIQRFTTRQLYTAAMTLFGVGTLIAGTAPVFALLLLGRVLQASGTGILIPLFTNVILALIPPERRGRVMGLFGLVIMFAPAVGPTVSGLIVDYLSWRWLFYLVLPIAVIAILYGALSLKNVTEVTRPKMDLISVVLSTIGFGGVVFGFSSAGEGAGGWKDPEVIIALTAGLISLVLFVIRQRKLATPMLDMRVFAYPMFSLAIVVMMIVVMTMFATMIVMPIYLLKVLAFSAVTVGLIMLPGGLINGALSPVMGYLFDKFGPRWLLIPGIVTMTITVFLFRSLDQDTSPLTVVVLHTLLMVSVAMVMMPAQTNGLNQLPPFLYPHGAAIANTLMQVSGAIGTALFVTIMTLGQQRYMEGHPGAADETAALAAGVKQAFTFGFLLGILALILALFVKRVVTSPSKPGEDGPEKTGGFQKEPEMV, encoded by the coding sequence ATGGGGCAACCAAAAAAACAACCGCCGAAGAAAGCGGAGAGAAACCAAGTCCGAGTCGTGCCGCTGCTGGCCGTTTTGCTTTCCGGAGCCTTCGTCGCCATCCTGAATGAAACGCTGCTTAACGTGGCGATCACGCCGATCATGGAGTCCTTTCAGGTGGGGGCAAATACCGCCCAGTGGCTCACCACCAGTTACCTGCTCGTCATTGCCGTCTTGGTTCCGGTGAGCGCCTTTCTCATTCAGCGCTTCACCACAAGGCAGCTTTACACAGCCGCCATGACCCTGTTCGGCGTGGGAACCCTGATCGCCGGAACGGCTCCCGTCTTTGCGCTTCTGCTGCTGGGGCGCGTCCTGCAGGCCTCCGGCACCGGGATTCTGATCCCGCTGTTCACCAACGTTATCCTGGCCCTGATTCCGCCGGAAAGAAGAGGACGGGTCATGGGTCTGTTCGGGCTGGTCATCATGTTCGCCCCCGCCGTCGGTCCGACGGTGTCCGGGCTGATCGTGGATTACCTGTCCTGGCGCTGGCTGTTTTATCTGGTCCTTCCGATCGCCGTCATCGCCATTTTGTACGGCGCCCTTTCCCTGAAAAACGTCACGGAAGTGACCCGCCCGAAAATGGATCTGATCTCGGTCGTGCTGTCCACGATCGGCTTCGGCGGAGTGGTCTTCGGATTCAGCTCCGCCGGAGAAGGGGCGGGGGGCTGGAAGGACCCGGAAGTGATCATCGCGCTGACGGCCGGTCTGATCTCCCTCGTCCTGTTTGTGATCCGCCAGAGGAAATTGGCAACCCCCATGCTCGACATGCGGGTTTTCGCCTACCCGATGTTCAGCCTGGCCATCGTCGTCATGATGATCGTGGTGATGACCATGTTTGCCACCATGATCGTCATGCCGATCTATCTGCTGAAGGTGCTCGCCTTCAGCGCCGTGACGGTCGGGTTGATCATGCTGCCGGGCGGCCTGATCAACGGCGCCCTGTCGCCGGTGATGGGGTATCTGTTTGACAAGTTCGGACCCCGCTGGCTCCTGATCCCGGGCATTGTCACGATGACCATCACCGTCTTCCTGTTCCGGTCCCTGGATCAGGATACGTCGCCCTTGACCGTCGTCGTCCTGCACACGCTGCTGATGGTTTCGGTGGCGATGGTGATGATGCCGGCCCAAACCAACGGCCTGAATCAATTGCCCCCCTTCCTGTATCCCCACGGCGCGGCGATCGCCAACACCCTGATGCAGGTCTCCGGCGCTATCGGAACCGCGTTGTTCGTCACCATTATGACCCTGGGGCAGCAACGCTACATGGAAGGACATCCCGGCGCGGCCGATGAGACAGCCGCTCTGGCGGCGGGCGTCAAGCAGGCCTTCACCTTCGGATTTCTCCTGGGCATCCTCGCCCTGATCCTCGCCCTGTTTGTGAAGCGGGTGGTGACCTCGCCCTCAAAGCCGGGGGAAGACGGACCGGAAAAAACGGGAGGTTTCCAAAAGGAACCCGAAATGGTTTAA